From a single Sphingosinicellaceae bacterium genomic region:
- a CDS encoding LysR family transcriptional regulator, whose amino-acid sequence MQACQFREARTPRPNHLAEIVRGHENRQRTLTIHRRRRTTIAKPQPVNRRWLPLNALRAFDAVGQRLSFTLGAQALNVSQSAVSRHIISLEDLLGRKLFDRAGPRLALTPAGEALLPEVSKSFDRIEATMNAIADNASGSRPIRVHIPPSLLHQIALPMIQDFHAEHPDIRIDISSSHVTGLPSTEIDMAIVFDQPGVDDRITDFLWMVRVAPVCSPQTAARHAGKPLPQFLADNHLLHVKLENEPRSLLWSIYARQCRIAVDVDRGLAFDTALAAVSYAIAADGVALADIDMFAPELADGRLVMPYDSIIEDGFGYYLKLRPEDLSDPAISLFRSWLIARFASRAGHPLGDTEA is encoded by the coding sequence ATGCAGGCATGTCAATTCCGGGAAGCGCGGACGCCGCGGCCTAACCATTTGGCGGAGATTGTGCGTGGTCACGAAAACAGGCAGCGTACGCTGACAATTCACCGCCGCCGGAGGACTACGATCGCCAAGCCGCAACCCGTCAACCGCCGCTGGCTGCCGCTCAATGCGCTGCGGGCCTTCGACGCGGTTGGCCAGCGCCTCAGCTTCACGCTCGGCGCACAGGCGCTCAACGTCTCGCAGAGCGCGGTCAGCCGGCACATCATCAGTCTCGAGGACCTGCTCGGGCGCAAATTGTTCGACCGCGCCGGGCCGCGGCTGGCGCTGACCCCGGCGGGCGAGGCGCTGCTGCCCGAGGTCAGCAAGTCGTTCGACCGGATCGAGGCGACGATGAACGCGATCGCCGACAATGCCTCGGGGAGCCGGCCGATCCGGGTCCATATCCCGCCGTCGTTGCTCCACCAGATCGCGCTGCCGATGATCCAGGACTTCCACGCCGAGCATCCGGATATCCGGATCGACATCTCGAGCTCGCACGTCACGGGCCTGCCCAGCACCGAGATCGACATGGCGATCGTCTTCGACCAGCCCGGCGTCGACGACCGGATCACCGACTTCCTGTGGATGGTCCGGGTCGCGCCGGTGTGCTCGCCGCAGACCGCCGCCCGCCACGCCGGCAAGCCGCTGCCCCAGTTCCTCGCCGACAACCACCTGCTCCACGTCAAGCTCGAGAACGAGCCGCGCAGCCTGTTGTGGAGCATCTATGCGCGGCAGTGCCGGATCGCCGTGGACGTCGACCGCGGCCTCGCCTTCGACACAGCGCTGGCGGCGGTCAGCTATGCCATTGCCGCCGACGGCGTGGCGCTCGCGGACATCGACATGTTCGCCCCCGAACTCGCGGATGGGCGCCTGGTGATGCCCTACGATTCGATCATCGAGGACGGCTTCGGCTATTACCTGAAACTGCGCCCGGAGGACCTGTCCGACCCCGCGATCAGCCTGTTCCGAAGCTGGCTGATCGCGCGCTTCGCATCACGAGCGGGGCATCCGCTGGGGGACACCGAGGCATGA
- a CDS encoding cystathionine gamma-synthase family protein: MTTDPKFRPETLAVRAGYDPQQGANAAKPPIYMTSTFAYASAQQAKDIHEAYFHNTGPEVGGAGHIYSRLGHPNLDMVETRLAALDGAEAAAVFNSGMATHTAIALAHVRPGDSVVHSRPIYGGTDGLYNILMPELGAHSFGFTDGCDEANIRAAVDAARAAGPLKLIVIETPANPTAALVDIALVVRIAAGITPRPLVVVDNTLLGPMMQRPIELGADLCMTSLTKYCGGHSDLLAGGVSGTAAMIAPLRLLRTTLGSHLDPHTCWLMLRSMETVHLRVERAMANARIVAEFLRDHAKIASVTYLGFTPAGTPARAVYERQCKAAGSTFSFRVKGDEAAAFRFLDKLRLLRFAVSLGGSETLITHPATTTHYSVPQAQREIVGIDEATLRVSIGIEHVDDLLDDLRQALEAV; encoded by the coding sequence ATGACCACCGACCCCAAGTTCCGTCCCGAGACGCTGGCCGTGCGCGCCGGCTATGACCCGCAGCAGGGCGCTAACGCCGCCAAGCCGCCGATCTACATGACCTCGACCTTCGCCTACGCCTCGGCGCAGCAGGCCAAGGACATCCACGAGGCCTATTTCCACAATACCGGTCCCGAAGTCGGCGGCGCGGGACACATTTATTCGCGGCTCGGCCACCCCAACCTCGATATGGTCGAGACCCGGCTGGCGGCATTGGATGGTGCCGAAGCGGCGGCGGTGTTCAACTCCGGCATGGCGACCCACACGGCGATCGCGCTGGCGCACGTCCGCCCCGGTGACAGCGTCGTCCACAGCCGCCCGATCTATGGCGGCACCGACGGGCTGTACAATATCCTGATGCCCGAGCTCGGGGCGCACAGCTTCGGCTTCACCGACGGCTGCGACGAGGCCAACATCCGCGCTGCGGTCGATGCTGCACGCGCCGCGGGCCCGCTCAAGCTGATCGTCATCGAGACGCCGGCCAATCCGACTGCAGCGCTGGTCGACATCGCGCTGGTCGTGCGGATCGCCGCCGGGATCACCCCGCGCCCGCTGGTGGTCGTCGACAACACCCTGCTCGGGCCGATGATGCAGCGGCCGATCGAGCTTGGCGCCGACCTGTGCATGACCTCGCTGACCAAATATTGCGGCGGGCACAGCGACCTGCTCGCGGGCGGCGTCAGCGGCACCGCGGCGATGATCGCGCCGCTGCGGCTGTTGCGGACGACGCTCGGCAGCCACCTCGACCCGCACACTTGCTGGCTGATGCTGCGCTCGATGGAGACCGTCCACCTGCGCGTCGAGCGGGCGATGGCCAATGCGCGCATCGTCGCCGAATTTCTCAGGGATCACGCCAAGATCGCCAGCGTCACCTACCTCGGCTTCACCCCCGCCGGTACTCCGGCGCGCGCCGTCTATGAGCGCCAATGCAAGGCGGCGGGCTCGACCTTCTCGTTCCGCGTCAAAGGCGACGAGGCGGCGGCATTCCGCTTCCTCGACAAGCTCCGCCTGCTGCGCTTCGCGGTCAGTCTCGGCGGGTCGGAAACGCTGATCACCCACCCCGCGACGACCACGCACTATTCGGTGCCGCAGGCGCAGCGCGAGATCGTCGGCATCGACGAGGCGACTCTGCGCGTGTCGATCGGCATCGAGCATGTCGACGACCTGCTCGACGACCTCAGACAAGCCTTGGAAGCCGTGTAG
- the gloB gene encoding hydroxyacylglutathione hydrolase has translation MAVDAQHRHLVVAAGALEVVQIPVLSDNYVYLAHDPASGATTVIDPAVPEPVLAAAAARGWRISDIWNTHWHPDHTGGNLAIKAATGCRITGPAGEADRIPGIDRQVSHGDTVTLGEASAMVIDVPGHTAGHNAYWLVRDEILFCGDTLFALGCGRLFEGTPDQMFVSLGRLMALPDTAQVYCAHEYTQANARFAATVEPGNAALAERIVHIDAARARGEPTVPSTIGLERATNPFVRAADVGVFAARRAAKDSFRG, from the coding sequence ATGGCTGTCGATGCCCAACATCGGCACCTGGTAGTGGCAGCCGGGGCGCTCGAGGTCGTCCAAATCCCGGTCCTGAGCGACAATTACGTCTACCTCGCGCACGACCCCGCCAGCGGCGCGACGACAGTCATCGACCCGGCCGTGCCAGAGCCGGTGCTCGCCGCTGCCGCTGCACGCGGCTGGCGGATTTCTGACATTTGGAACACGCACTGGCACCCCGACCATACCGGCGGCAACCTCGCGATCAAGGCCGCCACCGGCTGCCGCATCACCGGCCCGGCGGGCGAGGCCGACCGCATCCCCGGCATCGACCGGCAGGTCAGCCACGGCGACACGGTCACGCTCGGCGAGGCCAGCGCGATGGTCATCGACGTGCCCGGGCATACGGCGGGCCACAACGCCTACTGGCTGGTCCGCGACGAGATCCTGTTCTGCGGCGACACGCTGTTCGCGCTCGGTTGTGGCCGCCTGTTCGAGGGTACGCCCGACCAGATGTTCGTCTCGCTCGGCCGCCTGATGGCGCTGCCCGACACGGCGCAGGTCTATTGCGCCCACGAATACACCCAGGCCAACGCGCGTTTTGCCGCGACCGTCGAGCCGGGCAACGCCGCGCTTGCCGAACGCATCGTCCACATCGACGCGGCACGGGCCCGGGGCGAACCGACGGTGCCCTCGACGATCGGCCTCGAGCGCGCCACCAATCCCTTCGTGCGCGCCGCCGATGTCGGCGTGTTTGCCGCACGCCGTGCCGCCAAGGACAGCTTCCGGGGCTGA
- a CDS encoding VOC family protein yields the protein MKYLHTMIRVADLPATLRFFELLGLNEIKRVDNEAGRFTLVFLAAPGDESAQVELTHNWDPEEYTGGRNFGHLAYAVDDIDATCHRLMAGGVTINRPPREGRMAFVRSPDGISVELLNAGGAQTPREPWLSMPNIGTW from the coding sequence ATGAAGTATCTCCACACCATGATCCGAGTCGCCGACCTGCCGGCGACCCTGCGCTTCTTCGAGTTGCTCGGCCTCAACGAGATCAAGCGCGTCGACAACGAGGCGGGGCGCTTCACGCTGGTGTTCCTCGCCGCGCCGGGCGACGAGAGCGCGCAAGTCGAGCTGACCCATAATTGGGACCCTGAGGAATACACCGGCGGCCGCAACTTCGGGCACCTCGCCTATGCCGTCGACGATATCGACGCGACCTGCCACCGGCTGATGGCGGGCGGCGTCACCATCAACCGTCCGCCGCGCGAGGGCCGCATGGCCTTCGTCCGCAGCCCGGACGGCATCTCGGTAGAACTGCTCAACGCCGGCGGTGCCCAGACCCCGCGCGAGCCATGGCTGTCGATGCCCAACATCGGCACCTGGTAG
- a CDS encoding glycosyltransferase yields MNAPSLITPRARVAVFAHDLSGTGVARNARALAAALAAEYEVELIACRGGAMAQGVGHFTLTTLGAPERMGPADVAQAVLRLRARLVEARPAVAISAGNRGHAMLVAATAGLTAPRRIYRMSNDLAHGRKGAARSGLAKFANDLQTAAVVGDVTRLVLVSEHLLEDSRLARVAALGKAVVIENGVDVDGIRARALEQCDHPFTAPGAPPFVVAVGRMVAQKNFGLLVEAVALANRTTPLNLLILGGGGPGAMAALQARAALLGIGDRLALPGYVANPFAYIARARVFALPSWWEGASNVLLEALAVGTPVVGSTSAGNAAAVLDGGTYGVLADPDDPAAWATALLSQAGPDAVTPGDRVDDYRLSDTLAAWTALVGAELVAGAPISRSR; encoded by the coding sequence ATGAACGCCCCATCCCTCATCACGCCGCGCGCCCGCGTCGCAGTCTTCGCCCACGACCTGTCGGGGACCGGAGTGGCGCGCAATGCGCGGGCGCTCGCCGCGGCGCTCGCGGCCGAGTACGAGGTCGAGCTGATCGCCTGCCGCGGCGGCGCGATGGCGCAGGGTGTCGGGCACTTCACCTTGACGACGCTCGGCGCGCCGGAGCGCATGGGGCCCGCCGACGTCGCCCAGGCGGTGCTCCGGCTGCGCGCCCGGCTGGTCGAGGCGCGGCCCGCGGTGGCGATCTCCGCGGGCAATCGCGGTCATGCCATGCTGGTCGCGGCGACGGCGGGATTGACCGCGCCGCGCCGCATCTACCGCATGTCGAACGACCTCGCGCACGGCCGCAAGGGCGCGGCGCGAAGCGGGCTGGCGAAGTTCGCGAACGACCTGCAGACCGCGGCGGTCGTCGGCGACGTGACCCGGCTGGTGCTGGTCTCGGAGCATCTGCTCGAGGACTCGCGCCTCGCGCGGGTCGCGGCGCTGGGCAAGGCGGTGGTCATCGAGAACGGCGTCGACGTCGACGGCATCCGCGCCCGCGCCCTCGAGCAATGCGACCACCCGTTCACCGCCCCCGGCGCGCCGCCGTTCGTGGTCGCGGTCGGCCGCATGGTGGCACAGAAGAACTTCGGCCTGCTGGTCGAGGCGGTGGCGCTCGCCAACCGCACGACGCCGCTCAACCTGTTGATCCTCGGCGGCGGCGGCCCCGGCGCGATGGCGGCCTTGCAGGCCCGCGCCGCACTGCTCGGTATCGGCGACAGGCTGGCGCTGCCCGGTTATGTCGCCAACCCCTTCGCCTACATTGCCCGCGCCCGCGTGTTCGCGCTGCCGTCGTGGTGGGAGGGCGCGTCGAACGTGCTGCTCGAAGCACTCGCCGTCGGCACGCCGGTGGTCGGGTCGACAAGCGCCGGCAACGCCGCCGCGGTTCTCGATGGCGGCACCTATGGGGTGCTCGCCGACCCCGACGACCCCGCCGCATGGGCGACGGCGCTGCTCAGCCAGGCCGGGCCCGACGCGGTCACGCCGGGCGACCGCGTCGACGATTACCGCTTGTCGGACACGCTCGCCGCCTGGACCGCGCTGGTCGGGGCGGAGCTTGTCGCCGGAGCGCCGATCTCGCGCTCGAGGTAG
- a CDS encoding aromatic ring-hydroxylating dioxygenase subunit alpha, with product MPQALYNSADAFAFDLQAIFAQSWLFAGFVAEVRGAGDYVSLIIGEYPVLIVRGRDGDVRAFHNSCRHRGSLLCKPGSGTAPRLVCPYHRWTYGLDGKLLAAGRMPDDFVKGEHSLMPVHLETVAGAMFICLAETPPPFDTMRRDLTPLLAPHNLDHAKLAFESTLVEYGNWKLVMENGRECYHCPTGHPELSKTFPTGATAHFEASSEHERAFDARMLSIALPSGPVEEAWWQAVRFPLNNSMTSMTIDGTPSVKRLMCEIGGGDIGSLRWAVEPNSFCHSTGDYTFSFTAMPVGPRETHVVAKWLVHEDAVEGVDYDVASLSDLWTRTNLQDKEFVENNQRGVNSPGYRPGPYSPEAESLTMRFVDWYCTTAQRYLDTHPA from the coding sequence TTGCCGCAGGCGCTCTATAACAGCGCCGACGCGTTCGCGTTCGACCTGCAGGCGATCTTCGCCCAGTCGTGGCTGTTCGCCGGCTTCGTTGCCGAGGTCCGCGGTGCCGGCGACTATGTCTCGCTGATAATCGGCGAATACCCGGTGCTGATCGTCCGCGGCCGTGACGGCGACGTCCGCGCCTTCCACAACAGCTGCCGCCACCGCGGCTCATTGCTGTGCAAGCCCGGATCCGGGACCGCGCCACGGCTGGTCTGCCCGTACCACCGCTGGACCTACGGCCTCGACGGCAAGTTGCTCGCCGCGGGGCGGATGCCCGACGATTTCGTCAAGGGCGAGCACAGCCTGATGCCGGTGCACCTCGAGACCGTCGCCGGGGCGATGTTCATCTGCCTGGCCGAGACACCGCCGCCGTTCGACACGATGCGCCGCGACCTGACGCCGCTGCTCGCGCCGCACAACCTCGACCACGCCAAATTGGCGTTCGAATCGACGCTGGTCGAGTACGGCAACTGGAAGCTGGTGATGGAGAACGGGCGCGAATGCTATCACTGCCCGACCGGCCACCCCGAGCTGTCGAAGACCTTCCCGACCGGCGCGACCGCGCATTTCGAGGCGAGCTCGGAGCATGAACGGGCCTTCGACGCGCGCATGCTGAGTATCGCCCTGCCGTCCGGCCCGGTCGAGGAAGCGTGGTGGCAGGCGGTGCGCTTTCCGCTCAACAACTCGATGACCTCGATGACCATCGACGGCACCCCTAGCGTCAAGCGGCTGATGTGCGAGATCGGCGGCGGCGACATCGGCTCGCTGCGCTGGGCGGTCGAGCCCAACAGCTTCTGCCACTCGACCGGCGACTACACCTTTTCGTTCACCGCGATGCCGGTCGGCCCGCGCGAGACGCACGTCGTCGCAAAGTGGCTGGTCCACGAGGACGCGGTCGAGGGCGTCGACTACGACGTTGCTTCGCTGTCCGACCTGTGGACGCGCACGAACCTGCAGGACAAGGAATTCGTCGAGAACAACCAGCGGGGCGTCAACTCGCCCGGCTACCGACCCGGGCCCTACTCGCCGGAGGCGGAGTCACTGACGATGCGCTTCGTCGACTGGTATTGCACGACGGCGCAGCGCTATCTCGATACGCATCCCGCATGA
- a CDS encoding alpha/beta hydrolase gives MTSLRYEDSGGARIAYRHRAGSGPTVVFLPGYMSDMTGSKAEALDAWAAATGRDYLRLDYSGCGVSGGSFDDGSIGRWTADTLAVIGAVTQTPPILVGSSMGGWIALRVALAGPVAALVGIAAAPDFTEWGLALTGVDRAALAEQGFIERPSDYGDAPYRYSAALLEDAPAQRVMHGPVAVDCPVRLLHGQADTDVPWRLSLDLAERLRSPDVQVTLVKDGDHRLSRLQDLALLVATLDALLEELP, from the coding sequence ATGACAAGCTTGCGATATGAGGACAGCGGCGGCGCGCGGATCGCCTATCGACACCGCGCCGGCAGCGGCCCGACGGTCGTCTTCCTGCCCGGCTACATGTCCGACATGACGGGCAGCAAGGCGGAGGCGCTCGACGCCTGGGCAGCGGCGACCGGGCGGGACTATCTGCGCCTCGACTATTCGGGCTGCGGGGTGAGCGGCGGCAGCTTCGACGACGGCAGCATCGGGCGCTGGACCGCCGACACGCTCGCCGTCATCGGCGCGGTGACACAAACGCCGCCGATCCTCGTCGGCTCCTCGATGGGCGGCTGGATCGCGCTCCGGGTGGCGCTCGCTGGCCCGGTCGCGGCGCTGGTCGGGATTGCGGCCGCACCGGATTTCACCGAATGGGGCCTTGCCCTGACCGGTGTCGACCGTGCTGCGCTGGCAGAGCAGGGCTTCATCGAGCGGCCGAGCGATTATGGGGATGCGCCCTATCGCTATTCCGCCGCGCTGCTCGAGGACGCCCCCGCGCAGCGGGTAATGCACGGCCCGGTCGCGGTCGATTGCCCGGTGCGGCTGCTCCACGGTCAGGCCGATACCGACGTGCCATGGCGGCTCAGCCTCGATCTCGCCGAGCGGCTGCGTTCACCCGATGTGCAGGTGACGTTGGTCAAGGACGGCGATCACCGGCTATCGCGCCTGCAGGACCTTGCGCTGCTCGTGGCGACGCTGGACGCTTTGCTCGAGGAATTGCCGTGA
- a CDS encoding tetratricopeptide repeat protein translates to MKPAISAAVLMLGIAGVATAAPPATAVGNIEAERYQSCLATAGREPALAVTEATKWLGAGGGVPARHCLALAYLAQQQYIPAALALEAAAHAAEAANDPHVGELWGQAGNAALAGSDANRALGYFTTALGTGVLGIDRAEVLIDRARAEVELKRDAGARTDLDEAVRLDPDSPYAWLLRATLARRDGDLKSAEASILEAGKRAPDDADVALEAGNIAVAQGNLSLARQAWSAAAAAAPGSPAAIAAGQALAANPEGSAPKP, encoded by the coding sequence GTGAAGCCCGCCATCTCCGCCGCCGTCCTCATGCTCGGCATTGCCGGCGTCGCCACGGCGGCGCCTCCCGCCACTGCTGTCGGCAACATCGAGGCGGAGCGCTACCAGTCCTGCCTCGCGACCGCCGGCCGCGAACCCGCGCTGGCGGTGACCGAGGCGACCAAGTGGCTCGGCGCCGGCGGCGGCGTGCCCGCGCGCCACTGCCTCGCCCTCGCCTATCTCGCGCAGCAGCAGTACATCCCCGCCGCGCTGGCGCTGGAGGCTGCCGCCCACGCCGCGGAGGCCGCGAACGACCCGCATGTTGGCGAGCTGTGGGGCCAGGCTGGCAACGCCGCACTGGCGGGCAGCGACGCGAACCGTGCGCTCGGCTACTTCACGACCGCGCTCGGCACCGGCGTCCTCGGCATCGACCGCGCCGAGGTGCTGATCGACCGGGCCCGCGCCGAGGTCGAGCTGAAGCGCGATGCCGGCGCCCGCACCGACCTCGACGAGGCCGTCCGGCTCGACCCGGACTCGCCCTACGCCTGGCTGCTGCGCGCGACGCTGGCCCGGCGCGACGGCGACCTGAAAAGCGCCGAGGCGAGCATCCTCGAAGCCGGCAAGCGCGCCCCAGACGACGCCGATGTCGCGCTCGAGGCCGGCAACATCGCCGTGGCCCAGGGGAACCTGTCGCTCGCCCGCCAGGCGTGGAGCGCGGCTGCGGCTGCGGCCCCGGGCTCGCCCGCCGCGATCGCCGCCGGACAGGCGCTGGCAGCGAACCCGGAAGGCTCGGCACCGAAGCCCTGA
- a CDS encoding FAD-dependent oxidoreductase codes for MVVDVHALDGKITAPETRYDVVVVGAGPAGIAAALAAAEAGKSVLLVDENPVSGLSMGNDVPLFYGGRMTGAVQNPGRMVEQMLASQPALEAAFEAGIEVLLGTTAWGLYRNGPAMRTLPGSLLGLADAKSASMVGFDRLVLATGARDVALGFAGWDRPGVMGAQGFHALLARYDALAGRRVLVLGSGELALATALLALDRGLEVAGIVEVRDAVQGPYALAARVIAAGVPIHRGTTVAGVSGGIDGVEHVVLRPIGGGADVEIACDTVCLALAVAPATELLDAAGGKPGDDIELVGDAAGRLPDMAYIADWSRALGNFAPADTIVCQCEAVTRADLLGVQPPAYLDRPEAMAARSLETLAADGPAHPDQIKRLTRAGMGVCQGRRCRTQVACLLAEASNLSVDDVPVASFRAPVRPIPLGILADWHERADMAAGWDVWFGIPTQWTPYADIGTPREAEIVAHGGNMHV; via the coding sequence GTGGTCGTCGACGTCCACGCTCTCGACGGCAAGATCACCGCGCCCGAGACGCGCTACGACGTCGTCGTGGTCGGTGCGGGCCCGGCCGGGATCGCTGCCGCGCTCGCCGCCGCCGAAGCCGGCAAGTCGGTGCTGCTCGTCGACGAGAACCCGGTTTCCGGCCTGTCGATGGGGAACGACGTGCCGCTGTTCTACGGCGGGCGCATGACCGGCGCGGTGCAGAACCCGGGACGCATGGTCGAGCAGATGCTCGCCAGCCAGCCCGCGCTCGAGGCCGCATTCGAGGCGGGCATCGAGGTTCTGCTCGGCACGACGGCGTGGGGCCTGTACCGCAACGGCCCCGCGATGCGGACGCTACCGGGCTCGCTGCTCGGGCTGGCGGACGCCAAGAGCGCCTCGATGGTCGGCTTCGACAGGCTGGTGCTGGCGACCGGCGCGCGCGACGTGGCGCTCGGCTTCGCCGGCTGGGACCGGCCCGGGGTGATGGGCGCGCAGGGCTTCCACGCCCTGCTCGCGCGCTACGATGCGCTGGCCGGCCGCCGCGTGCTAGTCCTCGGGTCGGGCGAACTGGCGCTGGCGACGGCGCTGCTGGCGCTCGACCGCGGCCTCGAAGTCGCGGGCATCGTTGAGGTCCGGGATGCCGTGCAGGGGCCGTACGCACTCGCAGCGCGCGTTATCGCGGCCGGCGTCCCGATCCATCGCGGCACCACGGTTGCCGGCGTCAGCGGCGGCATCGACGGTGTCGAGCACGTAGTCCTGCGCCCCATCGGCGGCGGCGCGGACGTCGAGATTGCCTGCGACACGGTCTGCCTCGCGCTCGCCGTCGCGCCGGCGACCGAGCTTCTCGACGCCGCCGGTGGCAAGCCGGGCGACGACATCGAACTCGTCGGCGACGCGGCGGGACGCCTGCCCGACATGGCCTACATTGCGGACTGGTCGCGCGCGCTGGGCAACTTCGCCCCTGCCGACACCATCGTCTGCCAGTGCGAGGCGGTCACCCGGGCCGACCTGCTCGGCGTCCAGCCGCCCGCCTACCTCGACCGCCCCGAGGCGATGGCGGCGCGCTCGCTGGAGACGCTCGCCGCCGATGGCCCCGCGCACCCCGACCAGATCAAGCGCCTGACCCGCGCCGGCATGGGCGTCTGCCAGGGCCGCCGCTGCCGCACCCAGGTCGCCTGCCTGCTCGCCGAGGCCTCGAACCTGTCGGTCGACGACGTGCCCGTCGCCAGCTTCCGCGCGCCGGTACGCCCGATCCCGCTCGGCATCCTCGCGGACTGGCACGAGCGCGCCGACATGGCCGCGGGCTGGGACGTGTGGTTCGGTATCCCGACCCAGTGGACGCCCTACGCCGACATCGGCACGCCGCGCGAAGCCGAGATCGTCGCCCACGGCGGCAACATGCATGTCTGA
- a CDS encoding FAD-binding oxidoreductase — MSEVPTGASVVVIGAGVTGLSAAWWLARSGIDVVVLDKGIVGWEASGRNGGGASHYQSPLFAEEQRLWPQMDDLLGYPTEYRRERIIIQRDQVLLDHYLAVGRMCTAMGYPVDPMDSLQAQAAVPLTDETCLGGIHLRFGGHANPQRTVQAYAWALQDLGGRIRQHTPALSIEHEGGRAVAIHTSRGRIACDALVVAAGPQSGLLLAPLGIDFPLASARAEMIVTEPAPLMPIGGVDGNGLYGRQTLRGNLAFGGGPHEWIGMTPTGPEARPTSPLVRNLARRVAEMFPRAAHLNVIRSWAGVIENTPDGRPILDRRDNITMATMSGVGFGLSPASGHAIRDLVLDGACSFTDLAKLGLARFADLPIDWREQRGWAA, encoded by the coding sequence ATGTCTGAGGTCCCTACGGGAGCCTCGGTCGTCGTCATCGGCGCGGGCGTCACCGGGCTCAGCGCCGCGTGGTGGCTGGCGCGCTCGGGCATCGACGTCGTCGTGCTCGACAAGGGCATCGTCGGCTGGGAGGCCTCGGGCCGCAACGGTGGCGGTGCGTCGCATTACCAAAGCCCGTTGTTCGCCGAGGAACAGCGCCTGTGGCCGCAGATGGACGACCTGCTCGGCTACCCCACCGAATACCGCCGCGAGCGCATCATCATCCAGCGCGACCAGGTCCTGCTCGACCATTATCTCGCGGTCGGCCGGATGTGCACCGCGATGGGCTACCCCGTCGACCCGATGGACTCGTTGCAGGCCCAAGCCGCGGTCCCGCTTACCGATGAAACCTGCCTCGGCGGCATCCACCTGCGTTTCGGCGGCCACGCCAACCCGCAGCGCACGGTGCAGGCTTATGCCTGGGCGCTGCAGGACCTCGGCGGGCGGATCCGCCAGCACACGCCGGCGCTGTCGATCGAGCATGAGGGTGGTCGCGCCGTCGCCATCCACACCTCGCGCGGGCGTATCGCCTGCGACGCGCTGGTCGTCGCCGCCGGGCCGCAGTCGGGGCTGCTGCTCGCTCCCCTCGGCATCGATTTCCCGCTCGCCTCCGCGCGCGCCGAGATGATCGTCACCGAGCCAGCGCCGTTGATGCCGATCGGCGGCGTCGACGGCAACGGCCTGTACGGGCGGCAGACCCTTCGGGGCAACCTGGCGTTCGGCGGCGGCCCGCACGAGTGGATCGGCATGACCCCGACCGGCCCCGAGGCGCGCCCGACCTCGCCGCTGGTCCGCAACCTCGCGCGCCGCGTCGCCGAGATGTTCCCCCGTGCCGCGCACCTCAACGTCATCCGCAGCTGGGCCGGCGTCATCGAGAACACCCCCGACGGCCGCCCGATCCTCGACCGTCGCGACAACATCACCATGGCGACGATGTCGGGCGTCGGGTTTGGGCTGTCCCCGGCCAGCGGCCACGCGATCCGCGACCTTGTCTTGGACGGCGCCTGCTCGTTCACCGACCTCGCCAAGCTCGGCCTCGCACGCTTCGCCGACCTCCCTATCGACTGGCGCGAGCAGCGCGGCTGGGCGGCATGA